The following coding sequences lie in one Lolium perenne isolate Kyuss_39 chromosome 2, Kyuss_2.0, whole genome shotgun sequence genomic window:
- the LOC127334817 gene encoding uncharacterized protein encodes MNGNGRNWPRRCALLHPLLCSDPRKQPRPLTPTPVAPRPPSLYKFDRSFQIAYHTPSLIHAPRLPLWRENFFAGVPTAAAMFREFSGRRPPTTSTRRQRRCSCSPPSPGASPKEHRIFSSVERGATITTCSSREPHILDTSSNRTAASSSFPRDQIPFQIARSVARNFIKKKILVAVVPKMTSKDDRITSLYSTSPVALMKPKTYLYVSAVM; translated from the exons ATGAACGGAAACGGCAGAAACTGGCCGCGTCGATGCGCCCTACTGCACCCTCTCCTCTGCTCGGACCCCAG GAAACAGCCGCGGCCATTAACGCCGACTCCCGTTGCTCCACGTCCTCCCTCTCTGTATAAATTCGACCGGAGCTTCCAAATAGCATACCACACTCCTTCACTGATCCACGCCCCCAGGCTGCCCCTGTGGAGGGAGAATTTCTTCGCCGGAGTTCCGACGGCCGCGGCGATGTTTCGCGAATTCTCCGG CCGGAGGCCACCCACGACGAGCACCCGACGCCAACGTCGCTGTAGCTGTTCGCCGCCATCTCCAGGAGCTTCGCCAAAGGAGCACCGCATCTTTTCCAGCGTGGAGAGAGGAGCGACGATCACTACGTGTTCTTCCCGGGAACCCCACATCCTCGACACCAGCTCCAACCGAACCGCTGCATCAAGCAGCTTTCCACGCGACCAAATTCCCTTCCAG ATTGCACGGAGTGTAGCGAGGAATTTTATCAAGAAGAAGATCCTTGTTGCTGTTGTTCCGAAG ATGACGAGTAAGGACGATAGGATCACGAGCCTATACTCAACAAGCCCTGTGGCGTTGATGAAGCCCAAGACGTACCTTTATGTTTCCGCTGTAATGTGA